One window of the Candidatus Microbacterium colombiense genome contains the following:
- a CDS encoding dihydrofolate reductase, whose protein sequence is MTWVGLVWAEAKGGVIGAEGGMPWHVPEDLAHFKEVTLGAPVVMGRKTWDSLPDRFRPLPGRDNIVVTRQQQWSAEGAHRAATVADAVRGQDRVWIIGGAEIFRQVIGDADRLEVTELELEVAGDAYAPPKTGWRLVDEGEWQTSRSGVRYRFLGYER, encoded by the coding sequence ATGACCTGGGTCGGTCTGGTCTGGGCCGAGGCGAAGGGCGGCGTGATCGGTGCAGAGGGCGGCATGCCCTGGCATGTTCCGGAGGACCTTGCACACTTCAAAGAGGTGACGCTCGGCGCTCCGGTCGTGATGGGGCGGAAGACCTGGGACTCGTTGCCGGACCGTTTCCGGCCGCTGCCCGGCCGCGACAACATCGTCGTCACGCGCCAGCAGCAGTGGAGTGCCGAGGGCGCTCACCGCGCCGCCACGGTGGCTGACGCCGTCCGAGGGCAGGATCGTGTCTGGATCATCGGGGGAGCCGAGATCTTCCGTCAGGTGATCGGGGACGCCGATCGGCTGGAGGTCACCGAGCTCGAACTCGAGGTGGCAGGCGACGCGTACGCACCGCCGAAGACCGGTTGGCGACTCGTGGACGAGGGGGAGTGGCAGACCTCGCGTTCCGGCGTGCGGTACCGCTTCCTCGGGTACGAGCGCTGA
- a CDS encoding histidine phosphatase family protein, translated as MTHYIYLVRHGEHQDAEHGLADGPLSPRGQRQAELIADRLSGLPLDAVWHSPLLRANETARAIAGRIPSVVPEPTALLFDCVPTGMTEDTPAVFEPFFGSVTDAEIDAGRAQMFDAVNEFLVRKTGDVHEVLITHNFVISWFVREVLGAPEWRWMTLNQAHCGLTVIAQKQGRPWTLLNHNDTGHLPVELRTGIPDAMPV; from the coding sequence GTGACGCACTACATCTATCTGGTCAGACACGGTGAACATCAGGATGCCGAGCATGGCCTCGCCGACGGACCGCTGTCCCCGCGAGGACAGCGTCAGGCGGAACTGATCGCCGACCGGCTGTCCGGCCTCCCTCTCGACGCCGTGTGGCATTCGCCGCTGCTCCGGGCCAATGAGACCGCTCGTGCCATCGCCGGGCGCATCCCCTCCGTGGTGCCCGAGCCGACCGCATTGCTGTTCGACTGCGTGCCGACAGGGATGACGGAAGACACTCCTGCGGTGTTCGAGCCGTTCTTCGGGTCTGTCACCGACGCGGAGATCGACGCAGGCCGTGCTCAGATGTTCGATGCCGTGAACGAGTTCCTGGTGCGCAAGACCGGTGATGTGCATGAGGTGCTCATCACTCACAACTTCGTCATCTCGTGGTTCGTGCGCGAGGTGCTGGGTGCGCCGGAGTGGCGTTGGATGACGCTGAACCAGGCGCACTGCGGACTCACGGTGATCGCGCAGAAGCAGGGGCGACCGTGGACGCTCCTCAACCACAACGACACGGGGCATCTCCCGGTCGAGTTGCGTACGGGCATCCCCGACGCCATGCCCGTCTGA
- the dapB gene encoding 4-hydroxy-tetrahydrodipicolinate reductase, whose translation MTTQVALVGGTGKLGTIIHSVIDELEGFEVSRVLTSRSDLSDLDGAGLVVDASTPQVSIDVVRTAVEHGLNVLVATSGWSAERIALVRPLVDAAGTGVVFIPNFSLGSVLGSALAAAAAPFFGSAEIIEAHRETKIDSPSGTAVRTAELIAAARVEQGPVSAPHADQRARGQQVGSVPIHSLRRPGVVAKQEVILSGPGESLTFTHDTIEPALAYAPGIRLAVPFAAQATGVVVGLENMIDIGIRA comes from the coding sequence ATGACCACGCAGGTAGCACTCGTCGGCGGAACCGGGAAGCTCGGCACCATCATCCACTCGGTGATCGACGAGCTGGAGGGCTTCGAGGTGAGCCGCGTGCTGACGTCGAGGAGCGACCTGTCGGACCTCGATGGAGCAGGCCTCGTCGTCGATGCCTCCACACCGCAGGTGAGCATCGACGTGGTGCGCACGGCTGTCGAGCACGGACTCAACGTGCTGGTCGCCACGTCCGGGTGGTCGGCCGAGCGCATCGCGTTGGTGCGCCCGCTCGTCGACGCGGCCGGCACCGGAGTCGTGTTCATCCCCAACTTCTCCCTCGGCTCGGTCCTGGGCTCTGCTCTCGCCGCCGCTGCGGCACCGTTCTTCGGCTCTGCGGAGATCATCGAAGCGCATCGTGAGACCAAGATCGACTCGCCCAGCGGCACGGCCGTGCGCACGGCCGAGCTCATCGCCGCCGCTCGTGTCGAGCAGGGCCCCGTGAGCGCACCGCATGCCGACCAGCGCGCCCGTGGTCAGCAGGTCGGAAGCGTTCCGATCCACTCGCTGCGCCGCCCCGGCGTGGTCGCCAAGCAGGAGGTGATCCTGTCCGGCCCGGGCGAATCGCTCACCTTCACGCACGACACGATCGAGCCCGCTCTGGCCTATGCTCCCGGCATCCGGCTCGCGGTTCCGTTCGCGGCGCAGGCCACCGGTGTGGTGGTCGGCCTCGAGAACATGATCGACATCGGCATCCGCGCATGA
- a CDS encoding aldo/keto reductase, with protein sequence MRLFSVGAGASEERASHEPAEHPSAPIPIVGPGIGESFRVPLGETGLDTFPLMLGAAEFGWNVDLETSHGILDRYVEFGGNAVHTADGFSGGRSEHIIGQWLRSRGLRERTLLSVRIGAHADNPGLGSVNLVRAVEGSLTRLGVERIDVLHLDATLDSTTNLEDTLATVEWLADAGKVGAVGAFGFAPERLVEARILASAGYPRIEVIDAPYNLIRRQPFEGDLRLVAGAQSLAVTPSHALEHGFLSGRHRRKALTSQGVRGEQLRGHLNRRGIKILRALDQVAEELSVPVAAVSIAWLLAQRTIAAPIVNTFATEHVDELMQGAGVTLSRAQLAELTRAGN encoded by the coding sequence GAGCGCGCCTCGCACGAGCCCGCAGAGCACCCGTCGGCCCCCATTCCGATCGTCGGACCCGGAATAGGAGAGTCGTTCCGGGTGCCGCTCGGCGAGACGGGCCTCGACACCTTCCCGCTCATGCTCGGTGCCGCCGAGTTCGGGTGGAACGTCGATCTGGAGACGAGCCACGGGATCCTCGACCGCTACGTCGAGTTCGGTGGCAACGCCGTGCACACGGCCGACGGCTTCTCCGGCGGTCGCAGCGAGCACATCATCGGACAGTGGTTGCGTTCTCGCGGTCTGCGCGAGCGCACGCTGCTGAGCGTGCGGATCGGCGCCCACGCGGACAACCCCGGACTGGGGTCGGTCAACCTCGTGCGTGCCGTCGAAGGATCACTGACACGTCTCGGGGTCGAGCGCATCGACGTCCTGCATCTCGATGCGACGCTCGACTCGACGACGAATCTGGAAGACACCCTCGCGACCGTCGAATGGCTCGCCGACGCCGGCAAGGTCGGCGCGGTCGGCGCGTTCGGATTCGCGCCGGAGCGCCTTGTCGAGGCGCGTATCCTCGCTTCCGCGGGTTACCCCCGCATCGAGGTGATCGATGCACCGTACAACCTCATCCGTCGGCAGCCGTTCGAGGGCGACCTGCGTCTCGTCGCCGGGGCGCAGAGTCTGGCCGTGACTCCTTCGCATGCCCTCGAACACGGGTTCCTGTCGGGGAGGCATCGCCGGAAGGCTCTCACGTCGCAGGGAGTGCGCGGCGAACAGCTGCGGGGTCATCTGAACCGTCGGGGCATCAAGATCCTCCGTGCGCTCGACCAGGTCGCCGAAGAGCTCTCCGTGCCCGTGGCCGCCGTGTCGATCGCCTGGTTGTTGGCGCAACGCACGATCGCCGCCCCGATCGTCAACACCTTCGCGACCGAGCACGTCGACGAACTCATGCAGGGCGCGGGCGTCACGCTGTCGCGCGCGCAGCTCGCCGAGCTCACCCGTGCCGGCAACTGA
- a CDS encoding OsmC family peroxiredoxin, translating to MPVTSEATTTWTGSLAEGSGTVAFSSSKLGTFPINWKARSEGSDTTTTPEELIAAAHASCFSMALSHALSENGTPPERVDTSASVTFKPGVGITGSHLNVNAVVPGIAPEAFQEIANGAKTGCPVSQALAGIEITLEATLA from the coding sequence ATGCCCGTCACCAGCGAAGCGACCACCACCTGGACCGGATCACTCGCAGAGGGCTCGGGAACGGTCGCCTTCTCGTCGTCGAAGCTGGGCACCTTCCCGATCAACTGGAAGGCGCGCAGCGAGGGCAGCGACACCACCACCACGCCCGAGGAGCTCATCGCCGCCGCTCATGCCTCCTGCTTCAGCATGGCTCTCTCCCACGCCCTGAGCGAGAACGGCACCCCTCCTGAGCGTGTCGACACGAGCGCCTCGGTCACCTTCAAGCCGGGCGTCGGCATCACCGGCAGCCACCTCAACGTCAACGCCGTCGTCCCCGGCATCGCTCCCGAAGCCTTCCAGGAGATCGCGAACGGAGCGAAGACCGGCTGCCCGGTGTCCCAGGCACTCGCCGGCATTGAGATCACGCTCGAGGCGACCCTCGCCTGA
- a CDS encoding thioredoxin family protein, producing MSPDVALVFAAALLVLTALAGVVLRRRDGRRRGGGELRFDARDAAPADLGSRATLVQFSTEMCTRCPQVRRMLGGYVAQEDGIAHVEVDLTHRPDLSARYRVLQTPTTFLVDRTGAVRARFHGVPQRHALTEALAAV from the coding sequence ATGTCGCCTGACGTCGCTCTCGTCTTCGCGGCAGCACTTCTGGTGCTGACCGCGCTGGCCGGTGTCGTGCTCCGCCGTCGTGACGGACGGCGCCGCGGCGGTGGGGAACTGCGCTTCGACGCACGCGATGCCGCCCCTGCGGATCTCGGCTCCCGGGCGACGCTCGTGCAGTTCAGCACGGAGATGTGCACGCGGTGCCCTCAGGTGCGGCGGATGCTCGGCGGCTACGTCGCGCAGGAAGACGGCATCGCCCACGTCGAGGTCGACCTCACCCATCGCCCCGACCTCTCTGCGCGCTATCGCGTATTGCAGACGCCGACGACGTTCCTCGTCGATCGCACAGGCGCCGTCCGCGCCCGCTTTCATGGCGTGCCGCAGCGGCACGCCCTCACCGAGGCCCTCGCCGCCGTCTGA
- a CDS encoding thymidylate synthase, giving the protein MSAAVPTPYEDLLRDVLESGTHKSDRTGTGTTSVFGRQIRFDLSQGFPLITTKRVHFKSIAYELLWFLRGESNVRWLQENGVSIWDEWADESGDLGPVYGVQWRSWPKPGGESIDQLSEVIEQIRRSPDSRRLIVSAWNPADIPDMALAPCHALFQFYVADGKLSCQLYQRSADMFLGVPFNIASYALLTMMIAQQVGLEPGDFVWTGGDCHVYDNHVEQVREQLSRDAYPYPTLRFARTPESIFDYRFDDFVVEEYQHHPAIRAAVAV; this is encoded by the coding sequence ATGAGCGCAGCCGTCCCGACGCCGTATGAAGACCTGCTCCGCGACGTTCTCGAAAGTGGAACGCACAAGTCGGATCGCACGGGTACCGGAACGACGAGCGTGTTCGGTCGACAGATCCGCTTCGACCTGTCTCAGGGTTTCCCGCTGATCACGACGAAGCGCGTGCACTTCAAGTCGATCGCCTACGAGCTGTTGTGGTTCCTGCGCGGTGAGTCGAACGTGCGCTGGCTGCAAGAGAACGGCGTGTCGATCTGGGACGAATGGGCCGACGAGTCCGGCGACCTCGGCCCCGTCTACGGTGTGCAGTGGCGATCCTGGCCGAAACCGGGGGGCGAGAGCATCGACCAGCTGTCCGAGGTCATCGAGCAGATCCGGCGTTCACCCGATTCGCGCCGGCTGATCGTATCCGCCTGGAACCCCGCCGACATCCCCGACATGGCACTCGCACCGTGTCATGCCCTGTTCCAGTTCTACGTCGCTGACGGCAAGCTCTCCTGCCAGCTCTATCAGCGCAGCGCGGACATGTTCCTCGGCGTCCCGTTCAACATCGCCTCGTATGCGTTGCTCACGATGATGATCGCGCAGCAGGTCGGCCTCGAGCCGGGCGACTTCGTCTGGACCGGCGGAGACTGCCATGTCTACGACAATCACGTCGAACAGGTACGGGAACAGCTTTCCCGCGATGCGTACCCGTATCCCACGCTCAGGTTCGCCCGGACGCCGGAGTCGATCTTCGACTACCGCTTCGACGACTTCGTGGTGGAGGAGTATCAGCACCATCCGGCCATCCGCGCGGCGGTGGCGGTATGA
- a CDS encoding DUF4395 domain-containing protein translates to MTTPAGIDPRGPRFAATITTVLLLIATFLGLIGVSPVAATVSFGARLVDPGFLLTLLIALLFLWSVVSPGTAPWGALFRRAIRPRLAPPSELEDPRPPRFAQGVGLFVVTIGLILHLVGVPWALPIATAAAFIAAFLNAAIGLCLGCQLYLLLQRAGLLGRAASAA, encoded by the coding sequence ATGACCACTCCCGCCGGTATCGATCCGCGAGGCCCGCGCTTCGCCGCGACGATCACCACCGTCCTGCTGCTGATCGCGACGTTCCTCGGGCTCATCGGTGTCTCGCCCGTGGCAGCCACGGTGTCGTTCGGCGCGCGACTCGTCGATCCCGGCTTCCTGCTCACACTGCTCATCGCGCTGCTGTTCCTGTGGAGCGTCGTTTCGCCGGGAACCGCACCCTGGGGAGCGCTCTTCCGCCGCGCGATCCGTCCGCGTCTCGCCCCGCCGAGCGAGCTCGAGGATCCACGACCACCTCGTTTCGCGCAGGGAGTCGGACTGTTCGTGGTCACGATCGGCCTCATCCTGCACCTGGTCGGCGTGCCCTGGGCGCTACCGATCGCGACCGCAGCCGCCTTCATCGCCGCGTTCCTGAACGCCGCCATCGGCCTCTGCCTCGGATGCCAGCTGTACCTCCTGCTGCAGCGGGCAGGGCTGCTCGGACGCGCTGCCTCCGCCGCCTGA
- a CDS encoding SDR family oxidoreductase produces MPTALITGASAGLGAEFAHQLARRRADLILVARSDDALQDLASSLRSEYGVAVDVLVADLSVGSDVERVAERLRDANDPIDLLVNNAGFGLPLHFADNDIDDEIRHLRVHVEAPMRLMHAALESMRGRGGRIINVASVAGFISRSTYSACKAWLIGFSRWANVEYSRDRVSITALCPGFTHTSFHERMGLAVGDEGVPGWMWLDASSVVRESLRDAARGKAVSIPSLRYTLIVALARVLPASLTSGVARRGRV; encoded by the coding sequence ATGCCCACCGCGCTCATCACGGGAGCCAGCGCTGGTCTGGGCGCCGAGTTCGCGCACCAACTGGCGCGACGGCGAGCCGACCTCATCCTCGTCGCGCGCTCCGACGACGCCCTGCAGGACCTGGCGAGCAGTCTTCGCAGCGAGTACGGCGTCGCCGTCGACGTCCTCGTGGCCGACCTCTCGGTGGGATCCGACGTGGAGCGCGTCGCCGAGCGGCTCCGCGATGCGAACGATCCGATCGATCTGCTCGTGAACAACGCCGGCTTCGGGCTTCCGCTGCACTTCGCCGACAACGACATCGACGACGAGATCCGCCATCTGCGCGTCCACGTCGAGGCGCCCATGCGGCTGATGCACGCGGCTCTGGAGAGCATGCGCGGCCGCGGTGGGCGGATCATCAACGTCGCATCGGTCGCCGGATTCATCTCGCGGTCCACCTACTCCGCCTGCAAGGCGTGGCTCATCGGCTTCAGTCGTTGGGCGAACGTCGAGTACTCCCGCGATCGGGTGAGCATCACCGCGCTGTGCCCCGGGTTCACCCACACGTCGTTCCACGAGCGCATGGGCCTGGCCGTCGGCGACGAGGGCGTGCCCGGATGGATGTGGCTCGACGCGAGCTCTGTCGTGCGAGAGAGTCTCCGAGATGCTGCGCGGGGGAAGGCGGTCTCGATCCCTTCGCTGCGATACACACTGATCGTCGC